Sequence from the Rutidosis leptorrhynchoides isolate AG116_Rl617_1_P2 chromosome 3, CSIRO_AGI_Rlap_v1, whole genome shotgun sequence genome:
aaaactatgttgtgATGATAAACCCTAAGCAAAATGGAAGCAATCCAGATAATATGAAGGAAAAATGGAAGCAAATAAACTGATCATCATATAATTAATAGAAATTACTACTAATATTTACATTAAATTAAAGGAGTATAATTTATACAAAATCTAAAAGATACTGACATAAATCTAGTTATATGCAAATCGGTTTACAAAAACACCCAACTCATAGGCCCAAAAACACGACATGCATTCCGGTATCATGAGTTCAAACCCATGGATGTGTGGAAAATAACCATGATGGTCAGAGATAGGGCACGGCATTGCCACGTCAGCAAAAGGACGGCGGTTAAATAACCATAAATATTGCAGCAAATCAAAAACCCTTGTTCTCACTGCAACCACCATCTCCAGCTctggtgggaatgtttcatttcaaATTTGTAAACCGACATGCTTTTCCTCTATTTTGCAAGAGGCAAACATAattaaaccataaacataaacagcCTCTTTAAGTTGGCTGTTCGAAGCTTGCTTGAGATATTCAAGCCCATGATCGATATGTCTACCGTCAAAATAACGTATCAAACCCCAGTGAAATATCGCATTAGGGTTTCCAAAAATCGTACAACGAAATAAAAAAACAAAGAATCTAGGGTTTCCCCAAGGTAATAGAGACCTCCGATCTAGGGAAAGCCTTTTTAATACTAAAGGATCTTTGGAAAGCTTCGAAAATCTTTTGCAAACCGACTTACACATGAACAACTGGTCAGATGAGTAACTTCCAACTCGAGATAAAATTTCCACaagcatatcttgtggaagatTTTCGATCATCTTTGGTTGAGTAActtccatttttttttaaataaaaataagagAAAAAAGGATGAAATTGGTGTACTTAAGAGAAATGTGTACAGGAAGATGATTGAAAGTATAACAGAGAAAAGACTTGAGAAGAAAATATGCAACTTGCTTTCTGGcattaaaagttgatttttggtgAAAGTGAATCGACAAGTTACCACGTGTGCACTTAATGATGATTTTATTTAAGTATAAAATATACTTCTAATTTTATTTCAATTAGTATCTATAACAAAGTCAATATATATTACTAGCAAATAATATTAAGTAAAGGATTACATGGCAAATAATAACCATTAGATTATTATGAGGACTATTAGATCAAACTCAATGATATATTTTCCAATTTATGATATAATTCTAACTTGGTACAAAAATATGAatgataatctatatatatatatatatatatatatatatatatatatatatatatatatatatatatgtatatatatctatacatatataaatattgactCCTTAGTCAATAAATGAGCTCCATATAAATGTAGGTATTTACCTCAAAAAAATAATTTTCCCctcaaaataaaacaaattattatattatttattaggtTTCTTCAATTCTTAATTatcttaattattaaaaaaagtttaaaaaaaaaccgCCGGCCCAAATGCTTTCATTTAACTATGTTTCTTCCTAGGTttgttcaaaaaaaaataaaaataatttcaaTGCGATTAAAACAAACCGCCTCCCTTCTCTTCTTCCCCTCTGTCGATCCTTCCATTACCCCTTGCATTAACTTCAATTTCATTATGTTCATTGATTTCTATCCCAATTGGTTCAATTGCAATTGTCTGTTACTTCTGCATGTAACCAAACGAATCGCTTTGTAGCCTTCGGTTTCAATTGCATCTAAATTCAGAATGTGGTTCACCTCCCCTATACGGTACAATTCTTTGTGTGTATAAATTTCAATTGCCTGCTTTATTGTTAtgcatattaataactaataattcaATTTCTATTGCAATGGCATCTGGTAAAGCTAAGGTTGCATCTGAGGTTAACACAAACGCATACGCCTTCCTCAATGAGTTGGAAATAGGAAAACAATCGCAGGTCAAGCTGATGATCTGCAGAAGTTGGGACACACATACGGTTTACGGGAGATATTTGAGCACGGATTTTATTGCCTCAGACGAAAAGGTATGTATAGATATGGGCCATTGATTTCTTAAATCCGATTATGACTATATTTGTTAAGTGTTAACTGTATTTTTCCCTCATGCACCGAGTCTTTTCCCTATTGCCTAGGATTGTTATGGTTAATTGTTTCTGTAACTTCGCCTCCTTGCACATTAAGTTGGGTACCTGAGTCCCCTATAATAGCCATTGTAGAGGGTTAGTGTGATGTATTGGGAATTTTTTAAAATTGGGGAACTTCATGGTACTCTGGTTATACAAATTATATACCTGTGTTCAGCGACGCCCCCCCATTTTCTTACTGAATCTATGGATTATGTAAGTGTTTTGTTTGGTCATGCAGGGCAACATCATTCAGTTGACTGCCAAAAGCAATGTTGCACATCACTTCATTGCCCGACTAAAGGACGGTGTTGTTTACTTGCTGCATGGCTTTGATGTCATCGCCAACCGAACTGAATATCGTATCATGAAGGACAACAGCCTCATGATCGAGCTCACCGGCTCCACTTTCCTCAGGAGACAGTCAACTTCTGACACCACGGGCTTTACGCGCCATCCCTTCAATTGTATTGAACTCGAGGACTTGGAGCCTACAATGGGCAAATTTGTTGTCGGTATAAATTTCAACACTCTTTCCCTTTTTAATACAttacatttttcccaattaatgtaCTCCTCATCTATCATTATCTTTTAGATGTAGTTGGCTATGCTGTGAACATTGGTGCACCCGATCCGCATAAAGCAGGATCCAACACTCTTGAATTTGATCTGGCTAACGAGAGGTAAGCTCACACTTTTTCTTTTGACACCGAATCTCAACTACTGTACCAGGCCACAATTCCATGTTTCAGCCCATATTCCGTTTCTTTAAAGTTGTTAGTTTTAGCTTTCGATTGTTTGCCTTCTGAATGGACCAAGTTTTTGCAATGTCTTAGTTTCATTCGTCTCCGCTTCATAACTTTGCTGCTATGCTAAAGACCGTTTCAATTAATACAATTGCTATTTCCCACCCAAAAAAAAAACCAACCACTTTTTAATTTTAGTATTTAACCTGCCGTCTTAGCGACAAGGCCATGAGGTAAAAAAACTACTTTCTCACAGTCTACCTACATTGTGGCATTTGAAAGCGTATATTACGTTACATAAATCGACTTGCTAATCGTCGAATAACTGATCACCAATTTAAATGTGTAAATGCTTAGTAACAGGTACATGATTAAGAATCTAACGCAACGTTTAGGTTCACAGAAATAAAATAGGAAAAATAGGTTTAGATTTTCCCTAGGCAATCTTTGATACACTCAAATCCTATCGCTGTCAATCGTGATATAATTGTTGTTCACCGACCAAATCACACCATGCACCTACTAGGATAAGAGTTGGCTGATATTTATTTATATGCAGGGGTAAAGCGATCCGAACTACACTTTGGGGCAGTTTGGGGCCCGCCTTCCTGGAGAGGCAGCCCTCCGCACCTGCATCCTACTACATTCTCTTGAGCTCGGTTACCGTCAAACAGGGTTACAATAGTAGGTTTTGGCCATCACCAACCTCATCTTTGTAAGATTTATAATATGCTGTACTAAATTTAGCTCCCATTCATTCGTAGATGCGATAACTCTCTCAAGCACGTCCGCCACACTTCTTATAGACGACCTCCAAATACCAGCACTCAGTGAATTCAAGCAGAGAGTAAGGTATTACTTACAATTACATCACCAACTTTGTTTATATGTTGTCTATTACCACCCGTCTTAACTTACAGCTCGACTATCCTTGCAGTGCCATTGAAACCCCCGTGATTGTTCAACCTTCTGCTCCAGGGTGGCAGTTGCCGCCGCCAACTGAGGGGACACTTCGTGAGCTTCTAGATATGGTACGCAAGGGCAAGAAGAACATCGTGAGTATTGCTAAAACTTTGTTTTCACCCACTACTCCCATTTAATGTAGTCAGCTCGCCTAAATCACATTTATTTGATACACGTTTAGACAGGGGACGCATTCAAATGTAAGGTTGAAATTGTCAACATCCGGATGAAAAACTTTTGGTACTACAATACTTGCAGTGTTTGTCAAGCAAGAAAGGGTCTCGAAAGGAGATCTGGACACCACTGGTGTGAATCGTGCCAGGCTAATGTTCCTGAACCAATCACCAGGTATTTGTCACCTTTTCCGCCACACTGGACATTATTTACAAGAGGTTCTTCCTTCAAAACCTCGGTTGTCATCCTGATTAATTTTATACCAACTGCTAATCAACAGGTTCCGCGTTATATGTGACGTTTGAGATGAGACGGCGAAAACGGTTATCGTGCTCTTCGACGACACTACCGAGACGTTGACCAAGAGCACTGCGAAGGCTCTACTAGCTGAAGTCGATGAGGTAATAAACGACATTTACATTCACTTTGTTTGGCCACTGTCACCTGTCTAACAATACGTATAATCTTCAGGAAACATGTAACACTGTGCTTCCGAATGCACTTGCAAACCTGCTAGGGACCACACAATTGGTCCTGTTGAAGACGGCATCGTACTATGATCAGGGCCCGTACGAGAGTTTCAATTGTATTAAGGTTTATGTGGACGAGCTGGTTCCCACAGAGCAGCCCTCCCCAACTGACATGAAAAGGCCTGCACTACCAGGGTCAACGTCATCCTCGGTAGTTGCTCCCGCATTTTCAACGCCCAAAGCACCAAAGAGGGCCATAGAGGTCCCTACACCAGCAAAGGATTTGGAGCGTTCCAATCGGCGCAAGTAAGTGTCCTCTTCTCCCCGTCCTCCGGTTTGTATATCTGCCACCAACACATACACACACAGAGccacgtatataaatatatatatatatgtatatatataaatatatacatatatatatccctATACATGTATATATGAATTCCTGTAttcatgtatgtgtgtatatatatatacatgtatatatacacatatgtatatatgtatgtatatatgtctaTATGTTTGTATTTGTATGTCTGTATGATCATCGATTAATGCACAAACAACCCTACACATACCCTGTGCT
This genomic interval carries:
- the LOC139901340 gene encoding putative F-box protein At1g67623, coding for MEVTQPKMIENLPQDMLVEILSRVGSYSSDQLFMCKSVCKRFSKLSKDPLVLKRLSLDRRSLLPWGNPRFFVFLFRCTIFGNPNAIFHWGLIRYFDGRHIDHGLEYLKQASNSQLKEAVYVYGLIMFASCKIEEKHVGLQI
- the LOC139901341 gene encoding uncharacterized protein — protein: MASGKAKVASEVNTNAYAFLNELEIGKQSQVKLMICRSWDTHTVYGRYLSTDFIASDEKGNIIQLTAKSNVAHHFIARLKDGVVYLLHGFDVIANRTEYRIMKDNSLMIELTGSTFLRRQSTSDTTGFTRHPFNCIELEDLEPTMGKFVVDVVGYAVNIGAPDPHKAGSNTLEFDLANERGKAIRTTLWGSLGPAFLERQPSAPASYYILLSSVTVKQDAITLSSTSATLLIDDLQIPALSEFKQRVSAIETPVIVQPSAPGWQLPPPTEGTLRELLDMTGDAFKCKVEIVNIRMKNFWYYNTCSVCQARKGLERRSGHHWCESCQANVPEPITRYLSPFPPHWTLFTRDETAKTVIVLFDDTTETLTKSTAKALLAEVDEETCNTVLPNALANLLGTTQLVLLKTASYYDQGPYESFNCIKVYVDELVPTEQPSPTDMKRPALPGSTSSSVVAPAFSTPKAPKRAIEVPTPAKDLERSNRRKFVVTTDSGDEDPADEDSQPEKESVCSE